A segment of the Triticum urartu cultivar G1812 chromosome 1, Tu2.1, whole genome shotgun sequence genome:
TTAAAAACAAAAATCGAAATAATTTTTCCAAAGCATGAACAATTTgtgaaaaaaaaattgaatttacAAACTATTTGAACAATGTGATAAATTTCAAAATGTCAAACCTTTTTTGAAAAACGTGAACAAAAAATGAAATTCCTAAAAATTTCTAAATTTTTTTAATATTGTCAATAAAtttcaaacattttttgaaaaaagtGGAAGAATAATTAAAACATGTACAATTTTAAAGATTTGTGTTGTTTTCTGTCTGTGCATAGGAATGTGGCGACGAGGTTGCTAGAGACCTCTATAGTGATGTCCCCGGTGAGATCCTTGGGCGGTCGGGGTGGGAAGACAAACAGACAATCTGTCCAGGGGAAGGACACGGTTATATATATGGTGGCTAGTTACATTAACCCCAAGAAAGATGAAGTGAAGTCtggaaaaaagaaaagaaaaccatgATGTTGAAAATGAAATGACTTGGGTAGTTCTTCCTGATAGACAAGATACACAGAAGTAGACTTGTGGTACTTGTCCCTCACTCGACCGGCTGTCCCAAAAAAAAAAATTGCATATGAAAAATGGCACGCACTTGGATTGTGAAAATGAGAGACATGATGGTGCATACTGGGTGGACACGGTCCGGGTTGACGCCATGATTGGCCGCCGCTCGCCGTTGCTGTCAGGCCCAACTCACTCACCCAAACTCAAGCGAGGCGAGGCGAGGTAGTACAAGACAAGGAAGAGGAGACCGCTCGCGGCTGCTTGGCTTGATTCACTATATAATAATTACTGAAGAAAGAAAGGGAAATCCTAACTGAAAGACGGAACTGAATTTTTGAGAAAGTTTGACAGCAGCTAGCTAGTACGTAGCTGTTAACTTGCATTGCCTTGCCGGGTCATCCACGGCACACCCGTTGACAGGGCGTTGTCCTCGACCCGACCCGACCCGACCCGAGCAAAGCACCTCGCCAAATGCCAATGCTCTTCTCGGTTCACCTCACGCCGAGCAATCCAGTTCATGCATAACGAGGTGAGGTGGATGGTTCAGGCGCCTCCCCCCACCCAACCCAACCCAACCCATTCCTGCTTGCTCATATCCCACATTGTTTGTTCAAATGGATGGATGGATACTTGAACCATTCCCACGCCCCACTTGTTCCGCCAAGGAAACTAATTATTCAAGGAAACAACATCATCTAAGCTTAACAACATCAAGGTaaattcttcatcatcaaaatTCAATTCAATTCAATTCAATGCACAACAAACAATCAACTAGTCACTGACCAAAGTAGATAGTGATTTCATCAaataattcacacatatatactgAAAAGAATTTGTAATTTCAAACAAACAATCCATCAAGGTAAAGTCTTATATGGTGAGGGGCAAGAACGCATCACTTCCTCATTATCTTGGTATTTTAAATGAATCAAAACTGCAACACTACACTTCATGATTATGTCAGTTTGGCTTGCAACCCTATAGTATTGTGGGACTGCTTCACTCCACATCATCACCAGTGAAAATTGCAATTGGATTATGAATTTTAAAGGAGCTACACTCTTATATCATAAAATAAGCAGAGCGTACACAAACTCCCCAAAACTTCACAGGCTCTTGTGGCCCATCCATCTAACCCCCTCTCCTACCAAAACCAAAAGCGGCAAAAGAATTGAGATCTCCATCTCAATCACCTATAACTGGTTGCTTGTTAGCCAACTTGTCCAAGATCTTGCcatcttcttctctttttttctctctagGTATTTAAACTAAAACAAGAAAGATCTCCAAGGCtggcaaaaaacaaaaaatatgtGAGCCTACTAGACAGACCAAATTCAGTTCCAATTTACTCTACACTGTACACGAGCAAGCGAGCCGCCATCATATGATACGAGGTGAGCTTCACCCGTTTAGCTTCGCCAGGAACTGGTTCATATCATACTCGTCCGCGTACTGCGACTGGTCCCACAGCTCGTCCAGCCCACTCAGGATTGACTTGAGGCCCTTGCGACCCGGTTTCCCCTTGTTGCTATCTTCTTCCGTGGCGCTCGAACTGCTTGGGAGAACCGACGCCTGCACATTGGAGATAGGATTAGGAATGAGTTCATACCACAGGGGAACTAGTTTGTCCCAACTATCTTACCTTTCTGGAAGCAGGGGTCGAAGTGAACAAATCGAGTAGCTGGTCAGTGTTCATGGTCTTCAGGCTCGCGTTCTCAGAATTTATGACCGCGTTGGCGACCGACACCTTGAACCGCTGGAGACTCATCACTTTCTCCTCCAGGGTGCCACGCATGATGAGACGGTGCACATTCACAACTTTCCTTTGGCCCAGACGATGTGCTCTGTCCATTGCCTGTCCCAGCAGAATTACATTCATCAGAGGACAAAGTAAAAATCTGAAGGCAGTAATAGTCGGAAAAGCTGCATATGGATTCTAATTAATGCGGGAAAAAAAAGGCACTGTCCCTCTGTTCAGATGCAAAAGACGAACCTGGAGATCCTTCATTGGGTTCCAATCATGTTCCATGAAGACCAAAGTGTCGGCAGACGTCAAATTCAAGCCCAGACCGCCGACTGCAACAAACAAGAATCATCTAAGCAAGCCTTTCTAGCATGCCAAGGAGTAAGAACGCCACTTCACAAGGAATTCCTTGAACCTACCATGAGTCGTTAGTAGAAGCACATCGATGGTTGGGTCCGAATTGAACGTTTTGACAATTTCAAATCTCTTGTCTGTTTGAAcagagccatcaagtcgcaaatACGTGACACTGCAACATTACCAAAATCACCCTAATCAGATGGCTTGCCTGGTGAAGGCGATATGATGATATAATAATGCACATTAACTCTTGATGACTTTAAATGCTGCAGAAATGCAAAATGGCAGCAAAATTACAATAAAACTAACAGCCTAAATTAGTTTTTGGTCAATTTAATCAGTGGTATCCAAACTCAAGTTTACGCATTAGACAGTTCAGCAGCAGCAGCGATTCTGAAATATTTAAGCATACAGGACTCCTTAAAACAGTAAAACAGAAGGTGAGGCACATAATGGTACTACATACAGCAACGTTCTTGCAGAATATTTGCATCACCTGCTACTAAATGTGAATACAACACCAAATGATATTTGCTGAATATGAAATAATGCGTATCTAGATGCAACCAATATAGGTATGAAAATGGCATAAAACTCACCTTCTCATATGGGACTGAAACAGGTCCTTCTCAATAATGTCAAGGAAAGCCTACAGAAGAAGTTGAGAACAGAATAAGGATGAAATCAGAAGAGAGAAACAAGAGACATCACAGAGAAACAGACTCAATACCTTATGTTGAGCAAAAATCAAAACTCTGTGTTGCCCAACAGCCGCAGAAGCATCAGGACTAGATATTTCTGATCCTATACCACACTCTTGCAATATCTCTTGAAGAGCAACAAGCTTAGGAGAGTGGTGCAGCTCATGCAGTTCATCACCAGTTCCCATACCTATCTCCTTTAGATGCTCCACAATATAGTCAGGTGGGCTCTCCCCAATTACAAGTAAAGGATGGCTGCAGAGCTTCAACAGGTATTGTAGTGCCTGCGTTATTACAAAAGAATATCGATCCATTTAGAGGGTAGTACTAAAACAGGATACTACAGAATGAAGAAACAAGAAAGAGTTGGCAAAGTGTAGCACCTGGAACACATGGCGAGTTGCCTTTGGTTGAGAGGTGGATGGCTCTGATTCGTCTGCTTTTACTATGGTTGAAATCTCTTCTTTCACATTGGAGCTGGAGAACTTGTCATAAAGTTTCAGCTGTAAGTGGCTGAGATTGCAATGTCTGTCCTGGATAATCTTCTCTGGAAGATCCGATAAGACTTCATCCTTGGTTCTTCTGAGTAGAAATGGCATGACCTGGTATAGCAAGGTTAATTTATTTATCAATAAGGCAATAATATAGTGTTATTTCTAAAATGTACTGTAAGACACAAGATAAAAACCTGTTTATGAAGTGCCTCCATTGCAAGAATGCCTGCTTCAGCATCCTTTGCTGAACATTTGGAATCTTTAGCTGCTATCAGTGGTTTCCCATATGTAGATTGGAACTGTGCAAAGCAATGTTTGGTCAGATTTCAGCATACCAAGATAGCTTCCACGATGGAATATGTGCTTTTGACGAGAGTAGTATGGATTGCATCTTTAGGAAAGAACTTATTTTCAGCTGGTTGAGGTCTAAATAAGAAAGGTGTGTCTACTTTCTTTGGTTTGTATATGTATTCCACTTTGAGGTTTATCATTCATAGACTAgttgaaataaatcattttatgATGCAGCCTAGCACATACTAAACATCATATGTAAGAAAGTGTAATGGCTCATAATTTTAGTTGTTGTGGTGTCTATAGACTCTAGAATAAAAAAATACACATACCACGAAGACCAGATGACCATTCTTTAACTAACAAGCAAATATTAATGAAGTCATTGTTGTTCAAATTCTAGTCTTAACTGATAATATTAAGCCTGTGACTCTGATGGAACACAACATGATAGTTACTTTTAGATATGCTAGGATAAATTCTAGTCATTGATAGTAACTCTGTGTTGGGATGCAGGGAGTAGGAGGCTAGAGCAGACTAAAAGTTACTATCAATCGGTTCCATAAGGAAGTACAGATTCATAGCACACAACTTACCTGTTTTTCTGTTCCAAGAAACCCTGGCATAAGGAAGTCAAATAGCGACCACAATTCCAATACATTGTTCTGCGGTTCAAGAGAATGTGTCAACTTATAGAAATAATTAAATCAATGGCAGCTAATTTACTATCCACAAAGGACAGACATAAATGAATATGTGAACACAAATAGAGAGCAGCTTAAGGTATACCTGAATAGGAGTTCCACTCAAGATAAGACGGTGCTGTGCTTTCAACTGCTTCACAGCAGACGTTATTTTAGATCTTGAGTTCTTTATTATGTGCCCTTCATCCAGAACACAATAGTTCCAAATGACACTCTCGAGAAAATCGATATCCTTGCGTATAATATCATACGATGTTATGATGACATTGAATTTATCGAATTGAGCACGGAGCGTCATCCTGTCTTGTGACGAGCCAATGTACTGAAGAGGTTTCATGATAGAGCTATCTATGTATTTCTCCACTTCGTATTCCCAGTGTGCCACTAATGTAGAAGGACAGATAATCAAAGATTTTGGATCTTTGTCATCATTCCGTGCACGGGACTCGGCAATATCACTTGCTACGATAGCAGACGCCTGGAGTGTCTTGCCAAGCCCCATGTCATCACATAAAATTCCATGTAACTTAAACCGTCTAAGGAATGCTAACCAGTTGATTCCTTCTTGCTGGTACCTGACAAACAAGattttttttttttaaaaaaaacatcAACATATGAAGCAAAGCTAGACTCAACTTACATGACAATTTCATTTTTATGCATGGAAAATAAACAATTTCAATAAAGTAGAATGCCATCATGAAGCCAAATTCTGACTAAGGAACTTTAATGATAGTTACAAACCTGCGCAACTCAACACTTAGATGAATGTTGAGCTTGTGATCATCAATTTGAGAGTTGTCAAGGAGTTGTTCCAGAAACTGTGCATCTTCTGTGCTGCTATATAAGCGCTCACTTAATCCACTTGGTAGCGGAACTCCCTTCGCTAATGGCAGCAAAGGGACCAAAGCAGCGAAACTGTGAGTGACGGACTGCCTAACAGATCCATCAGGGTCGCTCATGCACCTCAGAAGAGGTACAACAAGGAAAGGAGCATAAGGAACCAACTCCACAGCCAAACCCTGAACAAGAAGGCTCAAAAGCATCCCAGCTCCTTGTCTTGCACACACAGAAGATGAATCCGACAACATTGGAATGGCATTTTCTATGACAACTACCATCACATTACCAGTCAGTGACTTCGCCATTGACGTGATACACCTGGCAGCAGCTAACCTAACAGCCACATGAGAATGACGCGCGCACCCAAGAATGCAGGGAAGGAGCCTTAACAGCTGAGGCCTCAAGGGCTCAGGCAGGTGAGGTGTAATTGAACGAACAACCTGCAACAATCAGGCACACCATTAGAAGCATGGACATGTGACTGAAATGCAGCCAAATAAGTCTAGACTAAATGATTTGACATGACGATCTAAGCCTATTGCCTATAGAATATAACTGTCACAGCCACATAACACTGAATCCACATTAAGTCCTGATGGAACAAACCTGGATGTTATTTATGAGGGACTGTGGGTCCTTATCCTCACAAGACCTGCCTAGTTGTGTGATACTCGGATCATCTTTCTGAATGTCATCTTCGATCTTAATAGGTTCAAGAAACTCGGTAAGGCAATCCCATAACTTGGGGAGTTTTTCAAATAATGATGATCCAAATTTCTCACAGAGATGCTTTAAAGCCAACTCTGATCCACGACGACTTATATAACCTTCCGTTTTTGTTCTTTCTTCACCGCCAGAATTCACATGACCCCTGGATTTGTGGTTGCTAAAACGCTTCCCGATTGACAACAAATTTTGGTCCTCGATAACCTGTATTGAATTAATAACTGCAGCTTGAGGTGTCTCGCTGATATCAGTGCATGCTAAGGTGCAGAGGTTCTTTGTAAGCTTGTCATTGGGGCCTGGCTTCCGACCAACACAACCAAAAATGAGCTCCGCAAGTGCatctgctgctttgtcttgaagtAGTTCCTCCTGCATGACATGGAAACATCTAAATTCATATGCTAAATTGACAAAGTAGAACTGCTAAAGTAAGCACAAGGCTACATGTTTTACCTGTTCTCTTTTTATTGCAGCCATTAAAGGTAAAATGACTGGATTCAACTTGCTTGGTAACCCCGACATCCAGACAACAGCAGAAGCCACCAAAGAAGAGACAGTGACGTGCAAATTGTTCTGCATAACAATATTAAATGAGTTAACTTATGTGAAGATGCAACCATGGACCGACCAAGAATAATGTAACACAGATCTTCAACattttaacacaaatataaacaGACAATAACTGGAGAAGACACATACCTGAACACACTTCAAGTAGCCTGATGTGGACAACAGGCCTTGTTTAGCTGACTCTATGTTATTCAGGACAATTTTCTCACTGTCCGAAGGAAGATCAAACTCAGTGGGTAACGACAGCTTTGAAGCAAAATTAATAGCATCATCAACGCTCAGCATGTCAGCGTTAAAATTTAAGCTGCTGGCATAATCTTTGAAAACAGCACAAGACTCTACTGTGCGGAATAAATTAGTGGCTTCATTGCGCATCTTTGTGTATGTCCTTGCAAGTTCAGAATAGGGAAGCACAGAGCCTTTTGTTGGAAATGCCGGATCAGAGCAAGACAGCAAGTCCAAAAGATACTCTTTCACAGAGGAGAAGAAAGCTAGCAATGTGCCCACTGCAGCGAGATCTCTTCCTCTGAGATCTTTAAACCAAGAAACAATAACCATAGAAGCCACCTGGATCAACAAAACAGATCAGTACAATGCAAATAGTTCTGGAGTGAAGATATTAACACACTAATATAATGCGGCCATTTCTAACCTGTCTCTGGACTCCTGAAAGAGACATGACATCATTAGCAAGTGGAGTAAGAACAACTTGCCACGAGCCAACTGGCAACTTCGAGGCAAAAAGCCCAAGGGCCATTGCTGTTAGCACTCGTGTATGGGTAACAGATTTGTCAGAATCGGCCCCCACGATTATCTTTGGAACATTTGAAGAAAGATCGAATTGCTTCTCGTGTGAAGTATTTTCTCCTGTAGAACCAAAAGATACCATTCTTGAACTTTCATGTTCTAGCTTTGCAGACCTTATCTTTGCAGCTCTTGAACGGCTTCCTCGGGGAAGGGCAACTGGCATAAACATTTTTGTAGAATCCAATGTTGAGCCATATGGAGTCGTAGCAAGTTGTACCCAATTACCAAAATATGATATTGCAGCACACTCAAGGTCTTTCTCAGGGCACTGCAATAGCAAAGATGGTTTTGTTTGTTAATACCATCCTATGATAGACAAGATTACTAAAGTTTCTGGGTATTTACAAACGGTAATGCTAAAACTCTGACGCCAGATTTTTAAACATGGCAACTTGAACGTTTTTTatggcaattttagtttatgAGCATGGCAATTTCCTGGCAAGAAAACAAACAGAGGCGGATTTGCCATGCTTGCCAACTAAACTTGTCATCCTCAGTAAACACAAATTGCCATAAAAAAGGTTCGATTTGCCATGGTCAAAAATCTGACGTCAGATTTGTAGTGAAGTCCTTTACAAAATGCCAAGAAGTCCAGAACATCAACCTGAAGTAGAAGTTTCCAAGCCCTTTCAGAAGATTGAAGAATCTCATCATTCGACTCCAAAAGTATATTCTGGAAGGCAACCTGCAGTGAATCACCTAATATGGATGTAGGCCAGAAATTAGATGAGGCGTCTCCAGCTGAACTCCTGGTGTTGCAAACCTCAAGAAGCCTCTCCTACGAACAGTCAAAACTTCACAGTTAACTAGGAAAGCATAATGATACAAGTGGACTCGCAAAATTCAGTATACATAATGGCGATGAAATTGCATTATTCCATACTTGAGGCTGAAAAGAACAACTCAAAGTAAAATTTTACTAAAGAAAGTTGCATAAAACATTAGCCCGATGGCTCAAAACTGATGCAAATGTAAGACGTGGACTTGCACTAAAGGCAACAAAATTGCATTATTCAGTTCTTGCGACTGGCAAAAGTATCTCATGGCAGGTTGTTTCTTTAGTAAACAAAGCTGAAAAAGGGATTAGCCAGATGATTCAAAGCTGCTGAACTACATCGGCTTTAGAGACATGTGATTGAATGGTAATGACTGCTAATTTCTATAAATCAATTCCAAAACTCTGGTGATTTCTTTAGTAAACGAAGTTGCAAAAGTAGCCAGATGGCTCAGACTGCTGCACCACATGTTGTAGAAATTTCTCACTGAACAATGACGGTTCTTTCTATAACTCAATTCAAAAAGTCCAGAATGCCTGATACATCAGCACAATAAACCAAAGTGGATCCTAAATTCCAAGTAATTCTTACCAATGTTCGTATAGCAGAACGCCGGACTGAAGTAATACTGTGTCTCATAAAAGGCCACAAACGGGGTGTCAGTGTGGCTAAAACATAAGGGTTCTCACTGTATGCCAACTTGTCTTCTTGCTCAGCCATCTGAGTAGCTTTGTTTAGATCAAATTCTCTCTCGCTTAAGGCTGCCGTACCAAGCATCTTTGGAACCATCTCTGGTTGCGAATATATCTCAGCTAACAAATTCATTACACTGAAATAGAAAAGAAATGTTAACAGTTTAGTTTCAGAAGATGAAAGAACAGCCATAAATTGGTCAAAGAATCTTTGGCTTATGCTCAACTTTACGCTAATGTATGTTTGCCACACGACACAAGATTGAGTGATACCTGCTTGTAGATGGGCTTAGGTCATCAAGGTCAAGCAATATATCCCATAACAACATCACAACTGAATTCAGAAATTGATCATTTAGTCTAACTAAAGAAGCAGCAGCCGGGATCAGGGCCTCTGCAGCTACAGCACGGACATCATCATCCGGATCTTCCAGACCAGCTTTACAAGCATGAAGGACATACTCAAACAGATCTTTAAGCATTTCCTGGTGAGGCAGAAAACGGTATTATCAATTTTGTATACAGATTGGGCATCAATTCATACATCAATATGGATGAACAAGCCATTAACACTGCACACTGGAGCATCTAGATTGACATGAGTTGTACAAAGCCCAAGGTGTAGTCAATCACATAACAGCGCAATATggaaataaaatcttatatagGTGATCAGTTGCTCGATTAGCAATCACCTTGCGAACCGCAACCAGGTATTTAATTCCAAGGAGGCTCCCATGACGAACTTCCCACTCTTGCCTGCGCtgaaaaaacaaataaaagagaTGACAGTGACGACAAAAGTGAATGTTTTGTTTTAGAAATGGATGACCATGAGACAGATAACTACAACACATACCTGCATTTGCAACAAGATATTTAGTGTATGGCACACTAAAGAAGGATGCATGTACTTCAGAACAGCACCAAGAGCTTGAGCGCAAGTTTCACGGACAGGGGCAACCACTTGATCAGATACATAATCACCAAAGCTGCAAGCAGAATAAGGTGTGCAGAAGTAAGGCTAATGAAGAAAAGGAAATATAAGCATGCCCATCTTGAAGTCCAGAAATGCATACCGGTCCAATGAGAGAGCGCAAAGGAAACGAATTGCACAATCTTGAAGGAACTCCCAATTCTTCATACACGAGTACTTGGCCAATTTCATCAGTTTCAGATATTTTGAATTGTCAGGAGCATGTACAACAGAACTTGGATTTGATGCTGAGTTGAGTGCACTGTGGAGTGATGTACATGATGTTTCCACTTTAGAGGGATCAGTTGAATTATCAAGCTGCAACTCTGGCTCATCCTTTACATGAGCAGAATTAGGTTCACCACTCGATACAGTGAGCACATTACTCAAACCTGCCTCGGCTTTGGAATCAACAGGATTGACCAGCTCCTTATCCACGTCAATGTCCATAATCTCGGAAGGATTTGGCTTCTCCTCTTCCATATGTCTCTCAACAACTGGTTCAAGCATAATCTCAGAAGGATTTGGCTCTTCTTTCTTATGTCTCTTCAAAACTGGTTCAAGTTGTTCCGCGTCAATGTCTTCATTAAGATCAATACCATGAGGCTTTTTCAGGGTGTCAGAATCAGTTTTATCATCCAGATCAGCAAAAGGTGAGCTCAGATCAGGGAAATATACTCCAGCACAAGCACCTTGATGCGTCAAAATTTCCCTCAAAGCCATAATGGTGCCATGGCGAACTTCCCAAACTAAAAGGAAACAAAACTCAGTTAAAGGATATAAGCAACACAAAAAAGAGACAAATGTTGGAGTTGGGACATGCGCTTACTAGGGTCAAACATGTCAAGAATAAGCTGATCAACAAACTGTTGAAAAGGCCATCTCCCACTGTCACTGTACTCCACATTGTCTTCATCTGCAACTGTGTCAGAAGCATCCTGAAATTAGGGAAATGAAATTATCAAATCATCATGGATTGAAGACAAAGCCATCCTCCTAGGAATGCTACTGCAGAAGTAACGTCTAATTGCCAGACAAAGCAACAGTAATAACAAACTAGCAAACTTGCCCATGCATTAAGCACAAGAATACCAAGGCAAGTGAAGTGTATCAGCCACTTGCACCATGCCACATATGTAGGCATACTACAATCTATGCCAGCAATTGATAGGAAACAAAATTTTACTGCTTTTATGCTTTGAAATATTGGAAAAATAAAAATACTAGCAGGCATAAATTTGCTGATCCTTTAGATTATTTCAAGAATGAGGTATCTTATATATGAATTAAACATCTCACGAAAGTAAATCAAATACATTTTAGTACATATGTGATTGATTGATCCTTACGTTATATGTGCCAGCTTGGTCAGAAGAAGCTCCATTGGACGATGAAGAATTTTTTAGCACAACCTCATCATCCTCCGGTATAGACTTTGTATGATCCTTTGCGTTGCTCTTTGCTTTCCGCTTCAGCATATTACGTTCCCTGGCACTTAGCCGCTTAGGTCGAAAAGTAGAATGTTTTGGATACCTAGGAACCATGGAGGCAACCAAGTGCTGAATATTCTGACCACTATTATACGAATAAAATCCATTGTTTTGGGCATTTGCACCCCAATAATTCTTTTGGGCAAGAAGATCCTCATCTTTGAAAACGTCATTGAAATCCATAAACTGCTCGCACACATCAAGACCTGCACTAGAATAAGAAAGAAGTATGAAACCAATCCAAAATAACACTGGAAATATGCGA
Coding sequences within it:
- the LOC125532426 gene encoding TATA-binding protein-associated factor BTAF1 isoform X2, whose amino-acid sequence is MFDPIWEVRHGTIMALREILTHQGACAGVYFPDLSSPFADLDDKTDSDTLKKPHGIDLNEDIDAEQLEPVLKRHKKEEPNPSEIMLEPVVERHMEEEKPNPSEIMDIDVDKELVNPVDSKAEAGLSNVLTVSSGEPNSAHVKDEPELQLDNSTDPSKVETSCTSLHSALNSASNPSSVVHAPDNSKYLKLMKLAKYSCMKNWEFLQDCAIRFLCALSLDRFGDYVSDQVVAPVRETCAQALGAVLKYMHPSLVCHTLNILLQMQRRQEWEVRHGSLLGIKYLVAVRKEMLKDLFEYVLHACKAGLEDPDDDVRAVAAEALIPAAASLVRLNDQFLNSVVMLLWDILLDLDDLSPSTSSVMNLLAEIYSQPEMVPKMLGTAALSEREFDLNKATQMAEQEDKLAYSENPYVLATLTPRLWPFMRHSITSVRRSAIRTLERLLEVCNTRSSAGDASSNFWPTSILGDSLQVAFQNILLESNDEILQSSERAWKLLLQCPEKDLECAAISYFGNWVQLATTPYGSTLDSTKMFMPVALPRGSRSRAAKIRSAKLEHESSRMVSFGSTGENTSHEKQFDLSSNVPKIIVGADSDKSVTHTRVLTAMALGLFASKLPVGSWQVVLTPLANDVMSLSGVQRQVASMVIVSWFKDLRGRDLAAVGTLLAFFSSVKEYLLDLLSCSDPAFPTKGSVLPYSELARTYTKMRNEATNLFRTVESCAVFKDYASSLNFNADMLSVDDAINFASKLSLPTEFDLPSDSEKIVLNNIESAKQGLLSTSGYLKCVQNNLHVTVSSLVASAVVWMSGLPSKLNPVILPLMAAIKREQEELLQDKAADALAELIFGCVGRKPGPNDKLTKNLCTLACTDISETPQAAVINSIQVIEDQNLLSIGKRFSNHKSRGHVNSGGEERTKTEGYISRRGSELALKHLCEKFGSSLFEKLPKLWDCLTEFLEPIKIEDDIQKDDPSITQLGRSCEDKDPQSLINNIQVVRSITPHLPEPLRPQLLRLLPCILGCARHSHVAVRLAAARCITSMAKSLTGNVMVVVIENAIPMLSDSSSVCARQGAGMLLSLLVQGLAVELVPYAPFLVVPLLRCMSDPDGSVRQSVTHSFAALVPLLPLAKGVPLPSGLSERLYSSTEDAQFLEQLLDNSQIDDHKLNIHLSVELRRYQQEGINWLAFLRRFKLHGILCDDMGLGKTLQASAIVASDIAESRARNDDKDPKSLIICPSTLVAHWEYEVEKYIDSSIMKPLQYIGSSQDRMTLRAQFDKFNVIITSYDIIRKDIDFLESVIWNYCVLDEGHIIKNSRSKITSAVKQLKAQHRLILSGTPIQNNVLELWSLFDFLMPGFLGTEKQFQSTYGKPLIAAKDSKCSAKDAEAGILAMEALHKQVMPFLLRRTKDEVLSDLPEKIIQDRHCNLSHLQLKLYDKFSSSNVKEEISTIVKADESEPSTSQPKATRHVFQALQYLLKLCSHPLLVIGESPPDYIVEHLKEIGMGTGDELHELHHSPKLVALQEILQECGIGSEISSPDASAAVGQHRVLIFAQHKAFLDIIEKDLFQSHMRSVTYLRLDGSVQTDKRFEIVKTFNSDPTIDVLLLTTHVGGLGLNLTSADTLVFMEHDWNPMKDLQAMDRAHRLGQRKVVNVHRLIMRGTLEEKVMSLQRFKVSVANAVINSENASLKTMNTDQLLDLFTSTPASRKASVLPSSSSATEEDSNKGKPGRKGLKSILSGLDELWDQSQYADEYDMNQFLAKLNG
- the LOC125532426 gene encoding TATA-binding protein-associated factor BTAF1 isoform X1, producing MAAQSSSRLHRLLTLLDTGSTQATRFAAARQIGEIARTHPQELNALLKKVSQYLRSKNWDTRVAAAQAIGSIAENVKHTSVKDLFAAVEAEKHASGLSDETGDVASALPRPDTTATSELAFGSFDINRVLEFGSPLLSSGGQEFDVANDNGKNPSDRLARQKQNLRRRLGLDVCEQFMDFNDVFKDEDLLAQKNYWGANAQNNGFYSYNSGQNIQHLVASMVPRYPKHSTFRPKRLSARERNMLKRKAKSNAKDHTKSIPEDDEVVLKNSSSSNGASSDQAGTYNDASDTVADEDNVEYSDSGRWPFQQFVDQLILDMFDPIWEVRHGTIMALREILTHQGACAGVYFPDLSSPFADLDDKTDSDTLKKPHGIDLNEDIDAEQLEPVLKRHKKEEPNPSEIMLEPVVERHMEEEKPNPSEIMDIDVDKELVNPVDSKAEAGLSNVLTVSSGEPNSAHVKDEPELQLDNSTDPSKVETSCTSLHSALNSASNPSSVVHAPDNSKYLKLMKLAKYSCMKNWEFLQDCAIRFLCALSLDRFGDYVSDQVVAPVRETCAQALGAVLKYMHPSLVCHTLNILLQMQRRQEWEVRHGSLLGIKYLVAVRKEMLKDLFEYVLHACKAGLEDPDDDVRAVAAEALIPAAASLVRLNDQFLNSVVMLLWDILLDLDDLSPSTSSVMNLLAEIYSQPEMVPKMLGTAALSEREFDLNKATQMAEQEDKLAYSENPYVLATLTPRLWPFMRHSITSVRRSAIRTLERLLEVCNTRSSAGDASSNFWPTSILGDSLQVAFQNILLESNDEILQSSERAWKLLLQCPEKDLECAAISYFGNWVQLATTPYGSTLDSTKMFMPVALPRGSRSRAAKIRSAKLEHESSRMVSFGSTGENTSHEKQFDLSSNVPKIIVGADSDKSVTHTRVLTAMALGLFASKLPVGSWQVVLTPLANDVMSLSGVQRQVASMVIVSWFKDLRGRDLAAVGTLLAFFSSVKEYLLDLLSCSDPAFPTKGSVLPYSELARTYTKMRNEATNLFRTVESCAVFKDYASSLNFNADMLSVDDAINFASKLSLPTEFDLPSDSEKIVLNNIESAKQGLLSTSGYLKCVQNNLHVTVSSLVASAVVWMSGLPSKLNPVILPLMAAIKREQEELLQDKAADALAELIFGCVGRKPGPNDKLTKNLCTLACTDISETPQAAVINSIQVIEDQNLLSIGKRFSNHKSRGHVNSGGEERTKTEGYISRRGSELALKHLCEKFGSSLFEKLPKLWDCLTEFLEPIKIEDDIQKDDPSITQLGRSCEDKDPQSLINNIQVVRSITPHLPEPLRPQLLRLLPCILGCARHSHVAVRLAAARCITSMAKSLTGNVMVVVIENAIPMLSDSSSVCARQGAGMLLSLLVQGLAVELVPYAPFLVVPLLRCMSDPDGSVRQSVTHSFAALVPLLPLAKGVPLPSGLSERLYSSTEDAQFLEQLLDNSQIDDHKLNIHLSVELRRYQQEGINWLAFLRRFKLHGILCDDMGLGKTLQASAIVASDIAESRARNDDKDPKSLIICPSTLVAHWEYEVEKYIDSSIMKPLQYIGSSQDRMTLRAQFDKFNVIITSYDIIRKDIDFLESVIWNYCVLDEGHIIKNSRSKITSAVKQLKAQHRLILSGTPIQNNVLELWSLFDFLMPGFLGTEKQFQSTYGKPLIAAKDSKCSAKDAEAGILAMEALHKQVMPFLLRRTKDEVLSDLPEKIIQDRHCNLSHLQLKLYDKFSSSNVKEEISTIVKADESEPSTSQPKATRHVFQALQYLLKLCSHPLLVIGESPPDYIVEHLKEIGMGTGDELHELHHSPKLVALQEILQECGIGSEISSPDASAAVGQHRVLIFAQHKAFLDIIEKDLFQSHMRSVTYLRLDGSVQTDKRFEIVKTFNSDPTIDVLLLTTHVGGLGLNLTSADTLVFMEHDWNPMKDLQAMDRAHRLGQRKVVNVHRLIMRGTLEEKVMSLQRFKVSVANAVINSENASLKTMNTDQLLDLFTSTPASRKASVLPSSSSATEEDSNKGKPGRKGLKSILSGLDELWDQSQYADEYDMNQFLAKLNG